In Streptomyces sp. DG2A-72, one genomic interval encodes:
- a CDS encoding sugar MFS transporter, whose amino-acid sequence MLIGVLQALYGPSIPALREEFGLSPSAAGLALSAHFVGGVAGVLLFDRLYGRIGNRRLLGVSYLLMAVGAAGFALAQNWPVALTAALFAGLGFGGIDYGLNQLFAVGFGHRSTAMLNVLNAHFGVGAILGPALIGAVGAEHYPAVFLGFALANLPLLLCLRGVRDQGPAPDAEVPESGAGVLRRSLGSVLAVFVALYVLHVGIEAGVGGWEPTHLETVGYGAGAAATATSVYWLMMTVGRFLVAPLALRFSAQAIITVSCAGMTVCLLLAAVPGLAPYAYAGVGLFIAPIFPTGLPWLNRAAPGARRAGAVVIAASMVGGVAAGPTLGKAIEWSGIRAVPLLLCAVSAVCLAATLWLIRATGRRAERSAEYAVCSPRAGGG is encoded by the coding sequence ATGCTCATCGGCGTGCTCCAGGCCCTCTACGGCCCCTCGATCCCGGCCCTCCGCGAGGAGTTCGGCCTGTCACCCTCGGCCGCCGGGCTGGCCCTGAGCGCGCACTTCGTGGGCGGGGTGGCCGGTGTGCTGCTCTTCGACCGGCTGTACGGCCGGATCGGCAACCGGCGGCTTCTCGGCGTCTCCTATCTGCTGATGGCGGTCGGTGCGGCCGGGTTCGCGCTGGCGCAGAACTGGCCCGTCGCCCTGACCGCCGCGCTGTTCGCCGGGCTCGGGTTCGGCGGGATCGACTACGGGCTGAACCAGCTGTTCGCGGTCGGCTTCGGCCACCGTTCCACCGCGATGCTGAACGTCCTCAACGCGCACTTCGGCGTGGGCGCGATCCTCGGCCCGGCGCTGATCGGCGCGGTGGGCGCGGAGCACTATCCCGCGGTGTTCCTCGGTTTCGCGCTGGCCAACCTGCCGTTGCTGCTGTGCCTGAGGGGCGTACGGGACCAGGGGCCCGCGCCCGACGCAGAGGTGCCGGAGTCCGGTGCCGGGGTCCTCCGCCGCAGCCTCGGCTCGGTGCTCGCCGTGTTCGTCGCGCTGTACGTCCTGCACGTGGGCATCGAGGCCGGGGTGGGCGGCTGGGAGCCCACCCATCTGGAGACCGTGGGCTATGGCGCCGGGGCCGCGGCCACCGCCACGTCCGTGTACTGGCTGATGATGACCGTCGGCCGTTTCCTGGTGGCGCCGCTCGCGCTGCGCTTCTCGGCGCAGGCCATCATCACCGTCTCCTGCGCGGGCATGACGGTCTGCCTGCTGCTGGCCGCCGTGCCGGGCCTCGCCCCGTACGCGTACGCCGGTGTCGGTCTGTTCATCGCGCCGATCTTTCCCACCGGGCTGCCGTGGCTGAACCGGGCGGCCCCGGGCGCCCGGCGGGCCGGTGCCGTCGTGATCGCCGCCTCGATGGTCGGCGGTGTGGCGGCCGGTCCGACGCTCGGGAAGGCCATCGAGTGGTCCGGGATCCGTGCGGTCCCGTTGCTGCTCTGCGCCGTCTCGGCGGTCTGCCTGGCCGCCACGCTCTGGCTCATCCGCGCGACCGGACGCCGCGCTGAGCGCTCCGCTGAGTATGCGGTTTGTTCGCCGCGGGCCGGTGGGGGCTGA